The Rhododendron vialii isolate Sample 1 chromosome 6a, ASM3025357v1 genome includes a window with the following:
- the LOC131328495 gene encoding uncharacterized protein LOC131328495 encodes MPRSSMPLGPNTGSTQQCYQRQPRSWIRRKPTGNNPSPPSYPKPRPLAGVTKKPPPPPTLHQTAGSPTAAQIQAPNHLPPPNPNTKPNRCPTPTPNPATAQPTCNAPPTKPTSARSTKNRSSRCYHQHERPEGQI; translated from the coding sequence ATGCCCAGGTCGTCTATGCCGTTAGGCCCAAACACCGGAAGCACCCAGCAGTGCTACCAGCGACAACCCAGGAGCTGGATCCGGAGGAAGCCTACCGGAAACAATCCGTCACCACCGAGCTACCCAAAACCACGTCCCCTTGCTGGTGTTACCAAAAAACCTCCACCACCGCCAACCCTCCATCAAACAGCAGGCTCTCCTACAGCCGCCCAAATCCAAGCCCCCAACCACCTACCGCCGCCCAACCCCAACACCAAACCCAACCGCTGCCCCACCCCAACTCCAAACCCAGCCACTGCCCAACCCACCTGCAACGCCCCACCAACCAAGCCCACCTCTGCCAGATCCACCAAAAATCGCAGCAGCCGCTGCTACCACCAGCACGAACGCCCAGAAGGGCAGATCTGA